The proteins below are encoded in one region of Pelotomaculum isophthalicicum JI:
- a CDS encoding O-antigen ligase family protein: MPSLIITLGKRALDKNAAKWTEGFSASLTARLTNFLRSSYQNSYTGRLLNHNMTGESCAYTLLRTISGSLEKHLKLPERYKARQRELTYGALLILAALTALSFFFMPYQQSLIMLMAVLLAIGTFYRTEHGVYAAALLLPIAPLKALLALALVTLTSLIFKAAKRPHFRFHLSSLFIPLLLFYMVMFYATVTSVSFWDSAGEFFIPVTGLIYLFVIVNTFDSREKLDKLIICLAFAGMITASYAIYQFYTGVNTVEIRKEWVDITQNPEIQNRAYAVFENPNLLAQYLILLSTVSLGAAFSASKAGLRIFFIATVVIAAFCLLLTYSRGGWLAFAGALVVFALFKSKLLVQLLAVAGVFMYSFLPATITHRLSTITSTKDTSNLYRLDTWHSTLSLVKNHWETGVGLGRKAFARVYYTYMINSNVVPHSHNLYLQIISEFGILGLAVFCWLFVGIFRLGLKLSTARDALIRNLNAGIMGALAGFLFHSVVDYFLWYYKLGILLWLLIAIILVLEKLAAQKISSERNEQNA, translated from the coding sequence ATGCCAAGCTTAATTATTACCCTGGGAAAAAGGGCGCTGGATAAAAACGCGGCCAAGTGGACGGAAGGATTTAGCGCCAGCCTGACCGCCCGCTTAACAAACTTTCTGCGCAGCTCCTACCAGAACAGTTACACCGGACGGCTGCTGAACCACAACATGACGGGGGAAAGCTGCGCATACACTTTGCTGCGGACAATATCTGGCTCTTTGGAAAAACACTTAAAATTACCGGAGAGATATAAAGCACGGCAGCGTGAGCTCACATACGGCGCTTTGCTAATACTGGCCGCTTTAACTGCGCTGTCTTTTTTCTTTATGCCGTATCAGCAGTCGCTAATCATGCTCATGGCCGTGCTGCTTGCAATTGGCACTTTTTATCGAACAGAGCACGGTGTGTACGCAGCCGCCCTGCTGCTGCCTATTGCGCCGTTAAAAGCACTCCTGGCACTGGCGTTGGTAACTCTAACATCCCTTATTTTTAAAGCAGCCAAACGCCCTCATTTCCGTTTCCATCTATCATCGCTATTTATTCCCCTGCTGCTATTTTACATGGTAATGTTTTATGCCACGGTCACCTCGGTATCATTTTGGGACAGCGCGGGTGAATTCTTTATTCCGGTCACCGGTCTGATTTATTTATTTGTGATAGTGAATACTTTTGACAGTCGGGAAAAGCTCGACAAGTTAATTATCTGTTTGGCTTTTGCCGGCATGATCACAGCAAGCTATGCCATCTACCAGTTTTATACCGGGGTTAATACCGTTGAGATACGTAAAGAATGGGTCGACATCACCCAGAACCCGGAAATACAAAACAGGGCTTACGCTGTTTTTGAAAACCCGAACCTCTTGGCCCAATATTTGATCCTGCTGTCAACAGTATCTTTAGGGGCGGCTTTCAGCGCCTCCAAAGCCGGATTGCGTATTTTCTTCATCGCAACCGTAGTCATTGCCGCCTTTTGCCTGCTTTTAACCTATTCCAGAGGCGGTTGGCTGGCATTTGCAGGCGCCCTGGTTGTTTTTGCGCTGTTTAAAAGCAAGTTGCTGGTTCAGTTATTGGCTGTGGCGGGGGTATTCATGTACTCTTTTTTGCCAGCCACGATTACCCACCGGCTGTCCACAATTACTTCAACTAAAGATACATCGAACTTGTACCGCCTGGATACTTGGCATTCTACCTTGTCTCTCGTCAAAAATCACTGGGAGACCGGTGTCGGACTAGGGAGAAAAGCCTTTGCCCGTGTATATTATACCTACATGATTAATTCCAACGTGGTTCCCCACTCGCATAACTTGTATTTACAGATAATCAGCGAGTTTGGTATACTTGGCTTGGCGGTTTTTTGCTGGCTGTTCGTGGGTATATTCCGGCTCGGGCTGAAACTAAGCACGGCAAGGGACGCCTTAATAAGAAACCTGAACGCGGGAATAATGGGAGCGCTGGCAGGATTTTTATTCCACTCTGTAGTAGATTATTTTCTCTGGTATTACAAGTTGGGTATTTTACTTTGGTTGCTGATAGCGATCATTCTCGTTCTGGAAAAACTCGCGGCACAAAAGATCAGCTCTGAAAGGAATGAGCAGAATGCATAA
- a CDS encoding DUF4330 domain-containing protein, giving the protein MHKKQEKVKFNFVDIIIIGLILALLAAGVYKLLIVNRALALQNSHIEFKVFVENVRIPTVESIKEGQAVKDVQTNIPLGTVKSKEVSPYKQAVPTLDGRVVQADVPEKYNVIITIESPAIVTDNSIMIGNKEIKIGAQISVKSNVFSVNGTIYGATVK; this is encoded by the coding sequence ATGCATAAAAAACAAGAAAAAGTAAAATTTAATTTCGTGGATATCATTATCATCGGCTTAATCCTTGCCCTGCTCGCAGCCGGCGTGTATAAGCTGCTAATTGTTAATAGAGCGCTGGCTTTGCAAAACAGTCATATTGAATTTAAGGTTTTTGTTGAGAACGTGCGTATTCCAACAGTAGAGAGTATTAAAGAAGGACAAGCGGTTAAAGACGTTCAAACCAACATTCCGTTGGGAACTGTGAAAAGCAAAGAGGTATCCCCGTATAAACAAGCTGTGCCCACACTTGACGGCAGGGTCGTGCAAGCGGATGTGCCGGAAAAATACAACGTGATCATCACCATAGAATCACCCGCCATCGTAACAGACAACAGTATTATGATCGGCAATAAAGAAATCAAGATCGGAGCGCAAATATCCGTTAAAAGCAATGTCTTTTCTGTAAATGGAACTATTTATGGCGCAACAGTAAAATAA
- a CDS encoding glycosyltransferase: MGEIRAVVFLGMNPWDYSEINDSVRFLAAACTKVDSLYIEPPRGLRGALNNPAYLLSNIRWRKTDRNGVTVYMPPLGFAPVFFGLRKYADNYTAAKFDRILEELYGRSWREQTLVYISSWSYTQTHFIKRLKPKYLIFHILDDSFAFPEIKNNPRVLAGNKSFYQYMMANSSAVIAVSPELAGKYSALYHRDVHIIKNGVNVEHFRRNEFTPVPEMAGIHQPVLMYTGSFNSWVDLKLLIKLADDRPGYSLVLIGHYYEGSTDANLWQVLLSKANVYWLQSKPYATLPAYMQHAAALLLPRTKDEHSLASDPLKLYEYLSTGKPVISTALPAVGDFREYVYVSDREDFAASIDRAIKEQDPARVRRQVAMMEKHSWRARVNELAGILLANCGTTFVTTQES; this comes from the coding sequence TTGGGGGAAATCCGGGCGGTGGTATTTTTAGGCATGAATCCCTGGGATTACAGCGAAATAAATGACTCGGTGCGGTTTTTGGCCGCCGCCTGCACAAAGGTGGACAGTCTATATATAGAACCTCCCAGAGGTCTCAGGGGGGCGCTCAATAATCCTGCTTACCTGCTGAGCAACATTCGCTGGCGAAAAACAGACCGCAACGGTGTCACGGTATACATGCCCCCTCTAGGCTTCGCGCCGGTATTCTTCGGATTGAGAAAATATGCGGACAATTATACGGCCGCTAAGTTTGACCGTATACTGGAGGAACTTTACGGACGCTCCTGGCGTGAGCAAACGTTAGTATATATTTCGTCCTGGAGCTATACTCAAACTCATTTTATTAAACGATTAAAGCCCAAATACCTAATTTTTCATATTTTGGACGACTCTTTTGCCTTCCCGGAAATAAAAAACAATCCACGCGTGCTGGCCGGAAACAAGTCATTTTACCAATATATGATGGCCAACAGCAGCGCGGTAATCGCCGTGTCCCCGGAACTGGCCGGCAAGTACTCCGCTCTTTATCACCGGGACGTGCATATTATAAAAAATGGTGTAAACGTGGAACATTTCAGGAGGAACGAATTCACACCGGTACCGGAAATGGCAGGCATACATCAGCCGGTTTTAATGTATACCGGCTCGTTCAACTCCTGGGTCGACTTGAAGCTATTAATCAAACTGGCAGACGATCGGCCTGGATACTCGCTGGTGCTTATCGGACATTATTATGAAGGTTCAACCGACGCCAACCTGTGGCAAGTACTGCTCAGTAAAGCTAATGTCTACTGGCTGCAGAGCAAACCTTACGCTACGCTGCCCGCGTATATGCAACACGCGGCGGCGCTATTGTTGCCCCGGACAAAAGATGAACATTCGCTGGCTTCAGACCCTCTAAAACTGTATGAATATTTGTCCACTGGCAAACCGGTAATATCCACGGCGCTTCCGGCAGTTGGCGACTTTCGCGAATATGTGTATGTTTCAGACAGAGAGGATTTTGCAGCCAGTATTGACAGGGCAATTAAAGAACAAGATCCGGCCAGAGTCCGGCGCCAAGTCGCAATGATGGAAAAACACTCCTGGCGGGCGCGGGTAAATGAACTGGCTGGTATTTTACTGGCAAACTGCGGAACTACTTTTGTGACTACTCAGGAGTCATAA